The following proteins come from a genomic window of Mycolicibacterium rufum:
- a CDS encoding EthD family reductase, whose protein sequence is MSETKITVIYDNPLSAEDFESSYPEEQLAVARSFPGHIRVEASKVWPKEDGSPTPAYRMIDLYYPDYASASEAVTSPEAARFFDALGRIATGGVRVLFSDIEVPQR, encoded by the coding sequence ATGTCCGAAACGAAGATCACCGTCATCTACGACAATCCGCTCAGCGCAGAGGATTTCGAGTCGAGTTACCCGGAAGAACAGTTGGCCGTCGCCCGGTCCTTCCCCGGCCATATCAGGGTGGAGGCGTCCAAGGTGTGGCCGAAGGAAGACGGCAGTCCCACCCCCGCCTACCGCATGATCGATCTGTACTACCCCGACTACGCCTCCGCGAGCGAGGCCGTGACGTCGCCGGAGGCGGCGCGGTTCTTCGACGCCTTGGGCCGGATCGCGACCGGCGGGGTGCGCGTGCTGTTCTCCGACATCGAGGTTCCGCAGCGATAG
- a CDS encoding NADP-dependent oxidoreductase encodes MKAVRYHEYGDSGVLRYEDAPRPVPGHGQVVVKVAATTFNPVDAGIRGGYLAQVYAVSFPHIPGVDVSGTTAELGADVQDWAVGDTVVAFLPLDADGAAAEYAVVPAESLAAAPTTVPLADAAALPEPALTAWQALFEVAGLTGGQSILINGASGAVGGYAVQLAKQAGAVVTATARDRDAGRLRALGADRIVDYLEFGQSPIEVDGGPFDVVLNLISTTDEQTEALLGAVADGGFHVGTMVSGPENPPRGIRTQRVFVRSDAAQLAELVRRVDAGALRIEIADRRPLEDTADVHDASDNGRLHGKTLLVPAQQ; translated from the coding sequence ATGAAAGCAGTGCGTTACCACGAGTACGGGGACAGCGGCGTCCTGCGGTACGAGGACGCTCCGCGACCCGTGCCGGGACACGGACAGGTGGTGGTGAAGGTCGCCGCCACGACCTTCAATCCGGTGGATGCCGGCATCCGCGGCGGGTACCTGGCGCAGGTGTACGCCGTCAGCTTCCCGCACATTCCGGGCGTCGACGTGTCCGGTACGACCGCCGAACTCGGTGCCGACGTGCAGGATTGGGCAGTGGGGGACACCGTGGTGGCCTTCCTGCCCCTCGACGCCGACGGAGCGGCCGCCGAATACGCCGTGGTGCCGGCCGAGTCCCTGGCGGCCGCCCCGACGACGGTGCCCCTCGCCGACGCCGCAGCGCTGCCGGAGCCGGCGTTGACGGCCTGGCAGGCCCTGTTCGAGGTCGCCGGCCTGACCGGCGGGCAGTCGATTCTGATCAACGGAGCCTCCGGCGCCGTCGGCGGCTACGCCGTCCAACTGGCCAAGCAGGCCGGTGCCGTCGTCACCGCCACCGCCAGGGACCGCGACGCCGGGCGGCTGCGCGCTCTGGGCGCCGATCGCATCGTCGACTACCTCGAGTTCGGGCAGTCACCGATCGAGGTCGACGGCGGCCCCTTCGACGTCGTGCTCAATCTGATCAGCACCACCGACGAGCAGACCGAAGCGCTGCTCGGCGCCGTTGCCGACGGCGGCTTCCACGTGGGAACCATGGTCTCGGGGCCGGAGAACCCCCCGCGAGGCATCCGGACCCAGCGGGTGTTCGTCCGCAGCGACGCCGCCCAACTCGCCGAGTTGGTCCGCCGCGTCGACGCCGGGGCGCTGCGCATCGAGATCGCCGATCGGCGCCCACTGGAGGACACCGCCGATGTTCACGACGCCTCCGACAACGGTCGCCTGCACGGCAAGACGCTGCTCGTCCCCGCTCAGCAGTAG
- a CDS encoding threonine/serine exporter family protein — MTRQDNRPDTAGALTTILRAAQLLHDSGQSTSMTVQAVQRLSRGLGQPAVVIPGWTSITVYDPRGGGAQALIGQTRPVGVTMRRVATLMRAVDEVGRRPVQRDDIERVIDAAGRLAPSSTPAFVAACGVGAAALAVVFGATDMRVVALVAVAAALGGALRRALARFGADPLLQTFVAAVVAGAAGTTAGQVGLQSAAGLVAVCPAMVLVPGPQILIGAMDLLAARMTLAISRLGYALLVLATIAVGLMLGLWPGGQPLPLTSPPAAVPFVVDVLAAGVAAACYPVFFSMPYRLIGWPIAVGMAAHALHWWAITTWHASLPVAALLACLLTGAVLTPMAYLRHMPFAAVGFASVVALVPGMYVFRTVVGVAELSAGAGERTLLDVANNGSTALLTVIAMAVGLAVPTRVRDRVLERRSGD, encoded by the coding sequence ATGACGCGCCAGGACAACCGCCCGGACACCGCCGGGGCGCTGACGACCATCCTGCGCGCTGCGCAGCTCCTGCATGACAGCGGGCAGTCGACGAGCATGACCGTGCAAGCGGTACAACGACTCTCGCGGGGTCTGGGACAGCCGGCGGTGGTGATCCCGGGATGGACATCGATCACCGTCTACGACCCGCGCGGCGGAGGCGCGCAGGCGTTGATCGGGCAGACGCGTCCGGTCGGGGTCACCATGCGCCGGGTGGCCACGCTGATGCGCGCGGTGGACGAGGTCGGACGCCGGCCCGTCCAGCGCGACGACATCGAACGGGTCATCGACGCGGCCGGGCGTCTCGCGCCGTCGTCGACCCCGGCGTTCGTCGCCGCGTGCGGTGTCGGCGCGGCCGCGCTGGCCGTCGTCTTCGGCGCCACCGACATGCGCGTCGTCGCGCTGGTCGCCGTGGCCGCCGCGCTGGGAGGCGCGCTGCGCCGGGCACTGGCGCGGTTCGGCGCCGACCCGCTACTACAGACGTTCGTCGCCGCCGTGGTCGCCGGCGCGGCGGGGACCACCGCCGGTCAGGTCGGTCTGCAGTCCGCCGCCGGCCTGGTCGCCGTCTGCCCGGCGATGGTGTTGGTCCCGGGCCCGCAGATCCTCATCGGCGCCATGGATCTGCTCGCCGCGCGGATGACCCTCGCGATCTCCCGGTTGGGCTACGCCCTGCTGGTGCTGGCGACCATCGCGGTGGGCCTGATGCTCGGCCTGTGGCCGGGCGGCCAACCGCTGCCGTTGACGTCGCCACCGGCCGCTGTTCCGTTCGTGGTGGACGTCCTCGCCGCGGGTGTCGCGGCGGCCTGCTACCCGGTGTTCTTCTCGATGCCTTACCGCCTGATCGGCTGGCCGATCGCGGTCGGGATGGCCGCGCACGCGCTGCACTGGTGGGCGATCACCACGTGGCATGCCAGCCTGCCGGTGGCGGCACTGCTGGCATGTCTGCTCACCGGCGCCGTCCTCACCCCGATGGCCTATCTACGGCACATGCCCTTCGCTGCAGTCGGTTTCGCGTCGGTGGTGGCCCTGGTGCCGGGCATGTACGTGTTCCGGACCGTCGTCGGCGTGGCCGAACTGTCCGCGGGGGCGGGCGAACGGACGCTGCTCGACGTGGCGAACAACGGCTCGACCGCCCTGCTGACCGTCATCGCGATGGCCGTCGGATTGGCCGTGCCCACGCGGGTGCGCGACCGGGTCCTGGAACGGCGCAGCGGCGACTGA
- a CDS encoding NAD-dependent succinate-semialdehyde dehydrogenase: MSTSMYAVVDPSTGELVKEYPTATDDQIEQAIAAADTAHREWSRTTSVADRAALIRRVAELHEERKEELARIIQREMGKPLDQSVGEVEFCSAIYTFYADNAEKFLADEPIDLLDGEGSAVVRRSSVGVLLGIMPWNYPYYQVARFAGPNLVIGNTIVLKHAPQCPESAEALQKIFTDAGFPEGAYVNVYATNEQIATAIADPRIQGVSLTGSERAGAAVAEIAGRNLKKVVLELGGSDPFIVLSTDDLDATVEAAVDGRFENTGQACNAAKRIIVAQDVYDEFLDKFTKKVLERADGLAPLSSVAAAERLEEQVQRAVSSGAHLISEGQRNGAHYPPAVLTDVPADYREELFGPVASVYKVADEDEAVAVANDTPFGLGSYVFTTDAEQAKRVADKIEAGMVFVNAVGAEGAELPFGGVKRSGFGRELGRFGMDEFVNKKLIRIAG, from the coding sequence ATGAGCACGTCGATGTACGCCGTGGTCGACCCATCCACCGGAGAGTTGGTCAAGGAGTACCCCACCGCCACCGACGACCAGATCGAGCAGGCGATCGCGGCGGCCGACACGGCGCACCGCGAGTGGTCCCGAACCACCTCGGTCGCCGACCGGGCAGCGCTGATCCGTCGCGTCGCCGAGTTGCACGAGGAGCGCAAGGAGGAGCTCGCCCGCATCATCCAGCGCGAGATGGGCAAGCCTCTGGACCAGTCGGTCGGCGAGGTCGAGTTCTGCTCGGCGATCTACACCTTCTACGCCGACAACGCCGAGAAGTTCCTCGCCGACGAGCCGATCGACCTGCTCGACGGCGAGGGCTCCGCAGTGGTGCGCCGCAGCTCGGTCGGTGTGCTGCTGGGCATCATGCCGTGGAACTACCCGTACTACCAGGTCGCCCGTTTCGCCGGACCGAACCTGGTCATCGGTAACACCATCGTGCTCAAGCACGCTCCGCAGTGCCCGGAATCCGCCGAGGCGCTGCAGAAGATCTTCACCGACGCCGGCTTCCCCGAGGGCGCCTACGTCAACGTGTACGCGACCAACGAACAGATCGCGACCGCGATCGCCGACCCGCGCATCCAGGGGGTGTCGCTGACCGGATCCGAGAGGGCCGGAGCGGCGGTCGCCGAGATCGCCGGCCGGAACCTCAAGAAGGTGGTGCTCGAGCTGGGCGGCTCGGATCCGTTCATCGTGCTCTCGACCGACGATCTGGACGCCACCGTCGAGGCCGCCGTCGACGGCCGGTTCGAGAACACCGGGCAGGCGTGCAACGCCGCCAAGCGCATCATCGTCGCCCAGGACGTGTACGACGAATTCCTCGACAAGTTCACCAAGAAGGTGCTGGAGCGGGCCGACGGGCTGGCGCCGCTGTCGTCGGTCGCCGCCGCCGAGCGGCTCGAGGAGCAGGTGCAGCGCGCCGTGTCCTCCGGCGCCCACCTGATCAGCGAGGGGCAGCGCAACGGCGCGCACTACCCGCCCGCCGTGCTGACCGACGTGCCCGCCGACTACCGCGAGGAACTGTTCGGTCCGGTGGCGTCGGTGTACAAGGTGGCCGACGAGGACGAGGCGGTCGCCGTCGCGAACGACACCCCGTTCGGGCTGGGCTCCTACGTCTTCACCACCGACGCCGAGCAGGCCAAGCGTGTCGCCGACAAGATCGAGGCGGGCATGGTCTTCGTCAACGCGGTCGGAGCCGAGGGCGCCGAGCTGCCGTTCGGTGGGGTGAAGCGGTCAGGTTTCGGCCGCGAGCTCGGCCGCTTCGGCATGGACGAGTTCGTCAACAAGAAGCTGATCCGCATCGCCGGCTGA
- a CDS encoding APC family permease produces MTQAASGSTGTTTLARTLGLWAIVGLGLGYMTPTVVFDTFGIVSDETGGVVPTAYVFALVVMAFTAVSYGRMTQIFPSAGSAYTYTSATISPNFGFLIGWAALLDYLLLPLVNALIIRSYMYSFFPGAPQWIFVVVYVAAITGMCLFSMTNTSRVNMLLVVFEVVLIGVFLILAGKSLMDGMGNGTLFSTAPLWHEGVHLDLVITGATIVAFSFIGFDAITMYTEEAKDSSIVPKAILLALFIGGAIFFVSAFFTQSLFPDVSNFSEESLENSALPEIAFNVGGHLFKILLTSAAFAATVASSLASHASVSRLLYVMGRNGRGPVGRFFGYLHPSFQTPSYAIVFVGLVSLLAIAFNLDFVASLINFGALIAFTMVNATVIVYFAYRRREVQGPRQILRNIVLPGLGVLATILLWLYLSAESTRYGIIWFAIGIVVLLWLTRFFRRPLTINMGEAVPDADELDTPRNPAT; encoded by the coding sequence ATGACGCAGGCTGCCTCCGGATCGACCGGCACGACGACCCTGGCCCGCACACTCGGGCTGTGGGCGATCGTCGGCCTCGGTCTGGGCTACATGACGCCGACCGTCGTCTTCGACACCTTCGGCATCGTCTCGGACGAGACGGGCGGTGTGGTCCCCACGGCGTACGTCTTCGCGTTGGTGGTGATGGCGTTCACGGCCGTCAGCTACGGCCGGATGACGCAGATCTTCCCGTCGGCCGGCTCGGCCTACACGTACACCTCGGCGACGATCAGCCCCAACTTCGGTTTCCTGATCGGCTGGGCGGCGCTGCTGGACTACCTGCTGTTGCCGCTGGTCAACGCGCTCATCATCCGCAGTTACATGTACTCGTTCTTCCCGGGCGCGCCGCAGTGGATCTTCGTCGTCGTCTACGTCGCGGCGATCACCGGGATGTGCCTGTTCAGCATGACCAACACCTCCCGGGTGAACATGCTGCTCGTCGTTTTCGAGGTGGTGCTGATCGGGGTGTTCCTCATCCTGGCCGGGAAGTCACTGATGGACGGGATGGGCAACGGAACGCTGTTCTCGACCGCACCGCTGTGGCACGAGGGCGTACACCTCGACCTCGTCATCACCGGTGCGACGATCGTGGCGTTCTCGTTCATCGGCTTCGACGCGATCACCATGTACACCGAGGAGGCCAAGGACTCCTCGATCGTGCCGAAGGCGATCCTGCTGGCGTTGTTCATCGGCGGCGCGATCTTCTTCGTCTCCGCCTTCTTCACCCAGTCGCTGTTCCCCGACGTCTCGAATTTCAGCGAGGAGTCGCTGGAGAACAGCGCGCTGCCCGAGATCGCGTTCAACGTCGGCGGACATCTGTTCAAGATCCTGCTGACCTCGGCCGCCTTCGCGGCCACGGTGGCGTCCAGTCTCGCCTCCCACGCGTCGGTGTCGCGGCTGCTCTACGTCATGGGGCGCAACGGCCGCGGTCCGGTCGGCCGGTTCTTCGGCTACCTGCATCCGAGCTTCCAGACGCCGTCCTACGCGATCGTCTTCGTGGGCCTGGTGTCGTTGCTGGCGATCGCGTTCAACCTGGACTTCGTGGCTTCGCTGATCAACTTCGGCGCCTTGATCGCCTTCACCATGGTGAACGCGACGGTGATCGTGTACTTCGCCTACCGGCGACGAGAAGTCCAGGGCCCGCGACAGATCCTGCGCAACATCGTGCTGCCGGGTCTGGGCGTGCTGGCGACCATCCTGCTGTGGCTCTACCTGTCGGCCGAGTCCACCCGCTACGGCATCATCTGGTTTGCCATCGGAATCGTTGTGCTGCTGTGGCTTACACGGTTCTTCCGCCGCCCGCTGACTATCAACATGGGCGAGGCGGTACCGGACGCCGACGAACTCGACACACCGCGGAATCCGGCCACCTAG
- a CDS encoding universal stress protein yields MRYVVGYGPRQRGVDGINLAATLARSSGATLDLVAVLPSDAPTFHRYSPDQAFNAEVEEQGRGWLEDGLSRVPEGVHADGHLQRADSITQGLLDAAVDPERGRAALIVVGTYHRVRSGRFGLGSLADALLHASEVPVALAPAEYQPRAGVTRITCAIGLRPGNEVLFDNAVRLAGEWKVPLRLMSLVAVGEDRRHEWTRAAEEHAAKLVERAAPALPAECSVTSVVGHGDSLEHAVEGLTFDDSEVVMIGSSRLAQPRRLFLGHTASKIMRALPVPMIVWPRD; encoded by the coding sequence ATGCGGTATGTCGTCGGATACGGCCCGCGCCAGCGCGGTGTCGACGGGATCAATCTGGCCGCGACCCTGGCCCGATCGTCGGGGGCGACGCTCGACCTCGTCGCGGTGCTGCCCAGTGACGCGCCGACCTTCCACCGGTATTCCCCCGACCAGGCGTTCAACGCCGAGGTCGAGGAGCAGGGCCGCGGCTGGCTGGAGGACGGGCTGTCCCGGGTGCCCGAGGGCGTGCATGCCGACGGTCATCTGCAGCGGGCCGACTCCATCACGCAGGGTCTGCTCGACGCCGCGGTCGATCCCGAACGCGGTCGGGCCGCGCTGATCGTCGTCGGCACCTACCACCGGGTGCGCAGCGGCCGCTTCGGCCTCGGCAGTCTCGCCGACGCGCTGCTGCACGCGTCCGAGGTGCCGGTCGCCCTCGCCCCGGCGGAGTACCAGCCGCGGGCCGGCGTCACCCGGATCACCTGCGCCATCGGGCTGCGGCCGGGCAACGAGGTGCTGTTCGACAACGCGGTCCGGCTGGCGGGTGAGTGGAAGGTTCCGCTGCGGTTGATGTCTCTGGTGGCCGTCGGTGAGGACCGGCGTCACGAGTGGACCCGCGCGGCCGAAGAACACGCGGCGAAGCTGGTGGAGCGGGCGGCTCCGGCGCTCCCGGCCGAATGTTCGGTGACGAGCGTTGTCGGACACGGTGATTCGCTGGAGCACGCGGTCGAGGGCCTGACGTTCGACGACAGCGAGGTCGTCATGATCGGCTCCAGCCGGCTGGCGCAGCCCCGACGGTTGTTCCTCGGCCACACCGCCAGCAAGATCATGCGGGCGCTGCCGGTGCCGATGATCGTGTGGCCGCGGGACTAG
- a CDS encoding cupin domain-containing protein, with amino-acid sequence MSTYNTAMQKAYLAGVDSDVHGLISKRTVELDGVAVTQVTFGVGARWSNDLKSYAGTDLCELPHVAYVVSGELAVRMSDGTEDTFPAGHVMLLPPGHDAWTVGDEPCVFIEFSRGNDYYAN; translated from the coding sequence GTGAGCACCTACAACACCGCGATGCAGAAGGCGTACCTGGCCGGCGTGGACAGCGACGTCCACGGCCTGATCTCCAAACGCACGGTCGAACTCGACGGAGTGGCCGTCACGCAGGTCACCTTCGGCGTCGGCGCCCGGTGGTCGAACGACCTCAAGTCCTATGCGGGAACGGATCTGTGCGAACTCCCGCACGTCGCCTACGTGGTGTCGGGCGAACTGGCCGTGCGGATGTCCGACGGGACGGAGGACACCTTCCCGGCGGGTCACGTCATGCTGCTGCCACCCGGCCACGACGCGTGGACCGTCGGCGACGAACCGTGCGTGTTCATCGAGTTCTCGCGCGGAAACGACTACTACGCGAACTAG
- a CDS encoding S9 family peptidase, whose protein sequence is MALPDLIPVEDLFRPPTRAAATISPDGTRVAFLAPWKNRLNVWVQSLDDDAADPRCVTADDHRSVFHYEWTDDPRWLIYLQDADGDENWHIHRVDLEDPDAPAVDLTPFPGVMALPLREVKNGTTTIMLNDRTPTLLDVHDLDVATGTLTLIAENPGSVISWLSSDSGDLYATSLTPDGDLELSRWDRGTADLRPVVAYDGSDYPVGIHPMVLTPDGTGLWMGTFGDSGHTRLVRVDLATGEETEVDRHPDLDLDPRAIVSAMMPAPLIQDRRTGELLGVRYLGERQVIHALEPDFAAVLGTLRTLSDGDIGRLSSDHDGRRWIVSFNHDRDPGATYLYDHHTGQSRLLFRPMPHLDPRQLAPMRPVTITARDGMALPAYLTLPCGVEPKNLPLVLLVHGGPWYRDSWGFDAGVQMLANRGYAVLQVNFRGSTGYGKAFTKAAIGEFAGAMHDDLIDAVDWAVEQGYADRDRVAIFGGSYGGYATLVGVTFTPDVFAAAVDYVGISDLANFMRTLPPIARPHLANNWHLYVGDPDDPDQLADMTARSPITRVDRIRTPLMVIQGANDVRVVQAESDNLVAALQARGVEVEYLIQTDEGHGAVNPENVIEMYTAVSAFLARHLGGRE, encoded by the coding sequence ATGGCCCTGCCCGACCTCATTCCGGTCGAAGACCTCTTCCGCCCACCGACACGCGCGGCGGCGACCATCTCGCCCGACGGCACGAGGGTCGCGTTCCTCGCTCCGTGGAAGAACCGCCTCAACGTCTGGGTGCAGAGCCTCGACGACGACGCCGCCGACCCGCGCTGCGTGACCGCCGACGACCACCGCAGCGTCTTCCACTACGAGTGGACCGACGACCCGCGGTGGCTCATCTATCTCCAGGACGCCGACGGCGACGAGAACTGGCACATCCACCGCGTCGACCTGGAGGACCCCGACGCCCCCGCGGTCGACCTCACCCCGTTTCCCGGCGTGATGGCCCTGCCCCTGCGGGAGGTGAAGAACGGGACGACGACGATCATGCTGAACGACCGAACGCCCACGCTGCTCGACGTGCACGACCTCGACGTCGCCACCGGCACGCTCACCCTCATCGCGGAGAACCCCGGTTCCGTGATCAGCTGGCTCAGCAGCGACAGCGGGGACCTCTACGCCACCTCGCTGACACCGGACGGCGACCTCGAGCTGTCGCGATGGGATCGCGGGACCGCCGACCTTCGTCCCGTCGTCGCCTATGACGGCAGCGACTACCCCGTCGGCATCCACCCGATGGTCCTCACGCCCGACGGCACCGGCCTGTGGATGGGCACGTTCGGGGACTCCGGTCACACGCGACTGGTGCGCGTCGACCTCGCCACCGGCGAGGAGACCGAGGTCGATCGCCACCCGGACCTGGATCTCGACCCGCGCGCCATCGTCAGCGCGATGATGCCGGCGCCTCTGATACAGGACCGTCGCACCGGCGAGTTGCTCGGCGTGCGGTATCTGGGCGAACGCCAGGTCATCCACGCGCTCGAGCCCGACTTCGCCGCGGTGCTCGGCACACTGCGCACACTGTCCGACGGCGACATCGGGCGTCTGTCGTCCGACCACGACGGCAGGCGCTGGATCGTCAGCTTCAACCACGATCGCGACCCCGGCGCCACCTACCTCTACGACCACCACACCGGGCAGAGCCGGCTGTTGTTCCGGCCGATGCCGCACCTGGATCCCCGGCAGCTGGCGCCCATGCGCCCGGTCACCATCACCGCGCGCGACGGGATGGCCCTGCCCGCGTACCTGACGCTGCCGTGCGGGGTGGAGCCGAAGAATCTGCCGCTGGTGCTCCTGGTGCACGGCGGACCCTGGTACCGCGACAGCTGGGGTTTCGATGCCGGGGTCCAGATGCTCGCCAATCGCGGATATGCGGTGCTGCAGGTGAACTTCCGCGGCTCGACGGGCTACGGCAAGGCCTTCACCAAGGCGGCGATCGGCGAGTTCGCGGGCGCGATGCACGACGACCTGATCGACGCGGTCGACTGGGCGGTCGAGCAGGGCTACGCCGACCGGGACCGGGTGGCCATCTTCGGCGGATCCTACGGCGGGTACGCAACCCTGGTCGGCGTGACCTTCACCCCGGACGTGTTCGCCGCGGCGGTCGATTACGTGGGCATCTCCGATCTCGCGAACTTCATGCGGACCCTCCCGCCGATCGCCCGGCCGCACCTGGCCAACAACTGGCACCTGTACGTGGGCGATCCCGACGATCCCGACCAGTTGGCGGACATGACGGCCCGCTCACCCATCACCCGGGTGGACCGAATCCGCACACCGCTCATGGTGATTCAGGGCGCCAACGACGTGCGCGTCGTCCAGGCGGAGTCCGACAACCTCGTCGCCGCACTGCAGGCCCGGGGCGTCGAGGTCGAGTATTTGATCCAGACCGATGAGGGGCACGGCGCCGTCAACCCGGAGAACGTCATCGAGATGTACACGGCGGTCTCGGCATTCCTGGCCCGGCATCTCGGCGGTCGAGAGTGA
- a CDS encoding TetR/AcrR family transcriptional regulator, which yields MSRHACALFWEHGVSGTSGDDIAAAAGLSTRTVWRYFRTKESCVEPVLAASLRRFLALAREWPAHLSLAEHMAAYTAAHPLTDEEVTDVRSALRIATLSLSEPALRTAYLMVHDEMEHGFIPVVAARLGLAEDDLTVRLSAAAVTAAFRVVDEDVGRRTIVEKEKVSQQEALALVDRAIRDATNGRLGGPVSS from the coding sequence GTGTCACGGCATGCCTGCGCGCTGTTCTGGGAACACGGCGTCTCAGGCACCAGCGGCGACGACATCGCCGCCGCGGCAGGACTTTCCACGCGAACGGTGTGGCGCTACTTCCGCACGAAGGAGAGCTGCGTGGAACCGGTGCTGGCCGCGTCGCTGCGGCGCTTCCTCGCCTTGGCCCGCGAGTGGCCGGCCCACCTCTCGTTGGCCGAGCACATGGCGGCCTACACCGCAGCCCACCCACTGACCGACGAGGAGGTGACCGATGTCCGCAGCGCCCTGCGCATCGCCACGCTCTCACTGTCGGAGCCGGCGTTACGAACGGCCTACCTGATGGTGCACGACGAGATGGAGCACGGGTTCATCCCCGTCGTGGCCGCGCGACTCGGCCTTGCGGAAGACGACCTCACCGTCCGACTCAGCGCCGCCGCCGTCACCGCCGCGTTCCGGGTGGTCGACGAGGACGTCGGCCGCAGGACCATCGTCGAGAAGGAGAAGGTCAGTCAGCAGGAGGCGTTGGCGTTGGTCGACCGCGCGATCCGGGACGCCACCAACGGCCGGCTCGGAGGCCCCGTGTCCTCCTGA
- a CDS encoding lysophospholipid acyltransferase family protein — translation MNTTVVPETARVRALRRALEYTADRVGPLVDATRPYVDGLEHLPRDGRFLLVGNHTQAGVESFLVPYVVRRAVGVLVRPLVDRQMGRMRGLSGDLLAAAGGVVGSPEAARELMSRDEPVLVFPGGAREISKFKGEQNTLLWEGRAGFARVAIEHSYPIVPAALLGGDEIYRSLVARDSVWGRLTGAVSRRLTGRTDTAMPLLQGIGPTMIPRPQRMYLRLCAPIETAAPEGVAAQEWVATVKRRTQQALEHALADLGELRATDPYRRLDPRARSVALEPAR, via the coding sequence ATGAACACCACTGTCGTCCCGGAGACCGCACGCGTGCGGGCGCTGCGGCGCGCCCTCGAGTACACCGCGGATCGCGTGGGACCTCTGGTCGACGCGACCCGCCCGTACGTCGACGGCCTGGAGCACCTCCCGCGAGACGGCCGTTTCCTCCTTGTCGGCAACCACACGCAGGCCGGCGTCGAATCGTTCCTGGTCCCCTACGTCGTCCGTCGAGCGGTGGGGGTCCTGGTACGGCCGTTGGTGGACCGCCAGATGGGCCGGATGCGCGGCCTGTCAGGAGATCTCCTGGCGGCCGCCGGTGGCGTGGTGGGGAGCCCGGAGGCGGCTCGGGAACTCATGAGCCGCGACGAGCCGGTGCTGGTGTTCCCCGGGGGAGCGCGGGAGATCTCGAAGTTCAAGGGCGAGCAGAACACCTTGCTCTGGGAGGGCCGGGCCGGGTTCGCCCGCGTGGCGATCGAGCACAGCTACCCGATCGTGCCCGCGGCACTGCTCGGAGGTGACGAGATCTATCGCAGCCTGGTCGCCCGCGACAGCGTGTGGGGGCGGCTGACCGGTGCGGTGTCGCGGCGGCTGACCGGCCGCACGGACACCGCGATGCCGTTGCTGCAGGGCATCGGACCGACGATGATCCCGCGGCCGCAGCGGATGTACCTGCGTCTCTGTGCGCCCATCGAGACGGCCGCGCCCGAGGGCGTCGCAGCGCAGGAGTGGGTGGCGACCGTCAAGCGGCGGACGCAGCAGGCGCTCGAGCATGCCCTCGCCGACCTCGGCGAACTCCGCGCGACCGATCCCTACCGCCGGCTCGATCCCCGGGCGCGATCGGTGGCGCTCGAACCCGCGCGCTGA